The DNA segment cctcatcGAATCCCCTTTCCATCTCTGTATTCACGGTGCCCATTTGCAATTCTCCAACCTAGCGCACAATTAAGTCATTTTAACACCGATTGAAGCTAAGTTTAGAAATGTGCATGCAGAGCAATAAATCTGATCAATTGCGAAGGAAAGAGAGGGGCGACATATGGAAACCAAAGCCTAAGCCCTGGAATTTTGCCACCGCGTTAAATCAGCCGGCTGATTCAAATCCCCTCCTCCCGTCCATAAAAACTCGACCCTCGGTCGATCTATTTCACCACACTCATCCACACAAGAGCAAGTTGTCGTGAGATCACCACCACTCCAAGCTCTACAAGATGTCATAACTTTGCTGGATGCCTTCACCACTGCTGTAACATCCcgagttttagcattttagaaTAAAGCAAAATTCACtagttgttaaaaaaaattctaattatttaaaatagtataaaatcaaggaactATATAtttgaatgtatatatacttgtatgtatacattcaaatatattattttggctattAGAGcgccaaattaatttctaatttaATCCTTGCAATAATttgaatcatatgcattttgatttatttgcttttatggttctttgagtggagttttgaatttgaatgtctcccaaattcaaatctatttcttaaaTTCAATTCAATAGAAATCCAATcaaattcaattcttttgaattcaaacctctcTCAAATCTCGAGGCTTCAAGTTCAAatctttttcctaattcaaatacccttatttgaattaatggcAAACTCAATTTGAAATCCAacttcaaatattctttttgaatcaatctcaaatcctatccaaatcCATATTCATTCAAATCTTTGTCGATTTCGTATTCAAATGCACTTTGAATCTTTCAAGATATAATCAGTTGCGTTCCAGCCTACACTGGCCTGCACCGCCACTCGGCCATGCCGTCGCGCGACAGCTCTGCTCGCAGCCTCTTTGCACCCACCGCCGTGGAGCCCGCTGAGCTCCTTGCCCCGACTGGTGTCCTCTCTTCCCTACCCGCGCGCGCTGTCGGTGAGCCCCTCTCCGTCGGCTCCTTTACCCTCCGGCCATCTTCCTCCCCGGCCTCTCTCTGCTACTTCTGGCCTCTCCCTCCCCAGCACGCCTCCCTTCATCTCCCCTTTGCTGCATGGCCCCAGTTCGCCACCAGCAAACTccgcgcacgcgtgccaccggtctctccctctctccgaCCGCCCTCTGCTCTCCggtctccctctctcccttcctctgTGAGCCCCACGCACGCATGCACGCACGAAATAGCGCCCCTCCCTTATCCTCTCTATGTCACACCGCCATGTGGGCCCATTGGTCATCCAGTCAGTCCGCTGGtccggtccacggtggaccaccCACTAGACTGCCCCTCGGTTCACGAAACCGTGCACGCATTCACCGAACAGTGCAGCCCACTGGCCCATGTCTTCGGTCCACCCTGATCCCTCCTCACAGCCCCCTCCGGCCCACCAATTCTATGAAATAGTGCCATTTTCCTTTTCCAAAATTTCCTTTTTTGGTAAATCTTTCGATGGCCATATCTTCTTCGTTTTAACTCCGatttggcgattctttcaccgatattcctctaaaatcataatctacgTCCCTaccaaatcttgtaatttttggcACTCTTGTAATTTTCTCGTTCGGTATTTATTTCGTGTCACTGCATTTGACTTAGATTTAGTTTTCATCTTTTAGTAAATAAATTTGAGTTTAGATAATTCCATAATTATGTTAGGTTATAATGGTAGTTTATTCACATATGTTAACCTAGTTTAAGTATAGATTAATCTTTTTGCCAATTAGAATAGTTTTTAGATTAAGTAAAGGTTTGCTTTTAATTAATGTTTAGAGtagattgttatttcatgtaaagaatggattggttagcgaAGTTCAGTGAGATCAAAGACTGTGCTCGAAGAGCATTTCAACTAACCAATGGAGATACCATAATCAAGTTCATAGCAATCATTCCATCAACTGGAGAATGTGCGCTCAATCAGTTGAAGGGTGTTCCCATGAAAGCGATCAACGTGGTGTGCGAGTATCCAGACATCTTCCCTGATGACTTGCTAGGTATGCCACTAGATTGAGATATTGAGTTTATCATGGAGCTCATACACAGAACATCCCCCGATATCTAAGTGGCCATATAGAATGCTTGCAAATGAACTAGCAGAACTTaagaagcaaatccaagagtTGGACAAGGGTTTTGTGCACTCTAGTTCATCACCGTGGGGAGCCGCAGTTCTATTCATGGAGAAGAAAGATGGCAGTCaaagaatgtgtgttgattatagaaCTCTCGATGAGGTGACCATTAAGAATAAGTACCCGTTACCTAGGATTGAAGATATGCTTGATCAGCTAAAGGGGGCATATGTTTTCTCCAAGACCGATCTTCAGTCAGTTTACCATCAATTGAAGATCCGAGAGTCGGAAAGACAGCTTTCAGTACCCGATATGGTCTTTACAAGTTTACGGTTATGTCCTTTGGGTTAACCAATGCTCCAGCTTACTTCATATACCTCATGAACAAGGTGTTTGtggagtatttggataagttCGTAGTAGTTTTTATTAATGATATTCTACTTCTCTCaagagatgaacaaggatgaaGGACATCTAAGACTCATTCTGCAGAAGCTTAGAAATAACTGGTTATATGCCAAGTTCAATAAATATGAGTTTTGGTTGAAATAAGTTTCTTTCCTTTGTCAGGTCATCTTAGCAGGAGGAGTAGTCGTAGATCCAAGCAAGGTTAGagatgttttgaattggaagccaTCCCAGACTATTTTAGTGATCCGgagtttccttggattagcagggtatTATCGTTGattcatagaaggtttttccaCGATAGCCAAGTCACTCACGGAGTTGTTACAAAAGGATAAGAAGTTTCAATGGTCCGAAGCTTGTCAGGCcagttttgaagaattgaagaacaGATTGACTATGTCCATGGTACTCATTTTGCCAGATGTTCATAAGAATTTTGATATCTATTGTTATGCCTCGCGACAAggtcttggatgtgttcttatgcaagaaagACAAGTCGTGGCTTATGCATCCAGGCAATTGAGGAATCATGAGAAGAACTATTCGACTCATGATTTGAAGCTAGCTGCAGTCATTCATGTTCTAAAGATTTGGAGACGCTACCTCGTCGGTAATTGGTGTGaaatctatacggatcacaagagcttgAAATACATCTTCACCTAGGCAGACCTTAACATAAGACATAGTAGATGGCTAGAATTGATCAAGGCCTACGATGTAGAAATCCACTACCATCCTAGGAAGCCCAACGTAGTCGAAGATGCTTTGAATCGAAAGGTGTATTGCAACAGTATCATTGTACAAGAAGCTCAACCAGTCCTGTATGATGAATTCCAATGACTCAACTTGGGATTTGTCACATATAAAGGACCGGTAGCCATGGAAATTGAACCCACCTTAAATGAAGATATCCATAAAGGACAAATGGAAGATGAGAAAATCAAAGAGATCAAGCAGAATATCAAGGAAGGCAAAGCCCCCGGATTTTTCGAAGATGGCAAAGGCATCATATGGTTTGGAAAACGCATTTGCGTACCAGACCAAAAAGACCTTAAGGATATAATTTTGAAAGAGGCCCACAAGTCAGCCTACTCCATCCATCCAGacagtaccaagatgtaccaagatttGAAAAAACACTACTAGTGGTATGGTGTGAAGCATGATGTTGTAGAATACATAGCACTATACGACACCTGTCAGAGggtaaaggcagaacatcaaagaCGTGCTAGATTACTTCAACCCTTAAAGGTTCCcgaatggaaatgggaagaaatcgaTATGGATTTTATCGTTGGGTTTcccccactactacagaaatggtcTTTTTTGCTACCTGGTCACTACCGGATCAAttaaaactgacagtgatacatttttcgctgccggttcgtaagaaaaacaatatcactgccggttttagagaagaaccggcagtgatattaacttatcactgtcggctcgtatTAAAAGATGGTAGTGATAGGTTTTAGTGCCAGTTAAGAAAAAGACCGGTAGAGAAGCCTAGGCTCCTGACCCGAATTTTCATCAAATCCAGTTTCACATTCGACCCCCTCTCTTCTGCCTGCACTCTAGATTTTTCAAGTCCTCATGgcctcatcctctctctctctctctctctctctctctctctctctctctctctctctctctcccccccacCCCACGCCTCAGTGCAGAGACCTCCGCGCACCCCCTTCTCTCCCCCACccaccactctctctctctccctccctccctctctctctctctctctcccacccaCGCCTCAGTGCAGAGACCTCCGTGtacctcccctctctcccccacccaccaccctctctctctctctctctctctctctctctctctctctctctctcttcttagCCACCATGCCGAATGCCAGATCCCTGGCGAGTGAGGGCGGATCCACGAGGTGCTGCGGGCGGGGCCGTCGGCACGAGGTGCGAGTGGGGTCATCTACGGGAGCAGCTGCGGGTGGGGCCGTCGGCACGAGGTGAGCTGGTCATCCGGCGAGGGTGGTTAGGCGCGAGCAGGAACAACGTCTGACGAGGGTGGCCATGGCTAGGAGCCAGAGCGGGTGCAGCGGTGCCTAGGCACGACAGAGTGGCATCGGCGAGGAGCGgacgcggcgcggcggcgcctGGGCGTGGCAGAGCTGTGGCGGCGAGGCGCGCGTGGTGGAGCGGCCGTGGTGAGGAGTGGGTGCGGTGGAGCCTGGGTGCAGTGGAGCGGTCatcgttttctttttctttttttttgaaaatatcatcactgccggtcagaAAGGCCCGATAGTGACAGCGAATATGGCTTCACTGCCACTTGCGTACTGCTAGTTCTAAAACCGGCAATGAAAGCTAgtttggaaccggcagtgaaaccatGCTCTAGTAGTAGTGCCTGTACCCAATCCGGCTATGATAAGATATGGATTGCAGCTAACAGTTGTGACTTACAATGTGCTGATGGACGCACTATGCAAGAGTGGACGGATGGAGAGGCCTTTCAATTGAAGGGGAGGATGGTAAAACATAGGGTACCAAGCTATCAAACTATTCCATGGAGAAGCAAAACACTGAGATAGTCACCACTATTGCTCTTGCTTGGGAATAATATGTTTGTGGTGATGTGATACAGGTCCGTTTTGCTAGctaaaattaatattttggtGTTGATATGAGGTTGTATTCAAAACTTGTTTATTTGGAACCTAAGTATTTCATGCTCATTATTTGTTccaataatataaaaaaatagtaatatttCTTGCGGAAATAGAATTAAAACTCACAAAACATTGATTTTACCATAATAGCCACAAATGAAAAACACGAAATGTAACATGGATAATTCACCCTAACTCCCATCATTCATGAATCTGAAGTCAACCTGCTAACCAAACAACAACATTGATAGCACTAGTTTCACTAATAATCTGCTCCACTGTGAATCTATATATCTATAATGCAAATTTGTAGCTGAAGCCCAGCCAAACAGCCGTAAAGTCCAGGCCGTCCAACGTTTGTGGTGCGTCGATCCAATCCTTCCAGCGATCCAAATTGTTTAACAATAAGGATGTTGGAGAAGGGAAGCAAAGAACCAGCACGACGACATCCGATTCACCCAGTGCGACCAGCTGCGCCAGTGTTACTACCATCAACAGCTTGTGGTTGCACACTGCTGGAGAGGACGCCGCTCCGGCGGCGCCCGCTGGTGTAGGCAGAGGGGCCGCGGCACCACCACGCAGCGCACGTGCAGCAGCAGACTGCCGGCGCCCTGCCAAGCGCCACCACGCACGCGAGGGCCACCAGCGccagcagcagcggcggcagcgTCGCGCGGTTTATTCCTCCGCTGCTCGCCGGCCCCTCGGGACCAGCCGCCGCGCGTGCCGGgatagcggcggcggcggcatcggcGCAGGAGGGCCCTCCAACATCAGCCCCCGGGCGCGTGGAGTctgcagcggcggcggacaCCGGTCCGCGCTTCTGGCGACCGGCGAGCCTGAGCTCCAGCAGAGCGGCGGCGAGCCCGGCGCGCAGCTGCGCCCTCTTCGATCCCTTGATGCCGCTCTTCTTAGCACTCCTCTTCTTGATGGACTCGCTCCTCAGCAGCGCCCTCGGGGAGCTGCCGACTCGCCGCAGCGCCcggccaccgccggcgccggcgccgagcATGGAGGATCGGTGTAGAAGATGCATGATTGTACTGAGATTCTGCGAAGAGCTGAGCTCGTCACTCGAGTGCGCGGGTGAGATTCTGAGATATGCTCGGCCACTCTGCTGGTGCTCGTCTGCTCAAATAGACGAGCCAAGCGCGTGAGACTGCCTGCTCCACACCTGCGAGTGGTGGACACAGGCTGCCGGGTCATCGATCAGTGAGTGACCTACCCGAGAAGACGCGTGAGAGGTGCTAGTGAACGAGGAGGCGTGCACCGCGACGCGGCTCGGCTGGCGACCTCGGCGTGTCCGTACGGTGCGTGGGCGTGGGCGTGGCCGAACACGTGTGGCGGGAAGCTGCCCGTGCGCCACTGTGCTCGATCGCGGCTTCCGATGCGGGCCGACTTTTGGGCCTCTAATGGAGGCCGGGTACAATTTGCGTCGGAGGCGGCAGCCCGTAATAGGGTAGAGCcttcgagtttttttatttttattttttttagttaaaatttaaataaataaattctcgGCGaagatatttgtaaaattaggtGCTtgtagccctctgagagggcagttACGGGTCCTAACCGTCCTCTGAGAGagtggtaggcctaaccgccccctcagagggcgggtagggccTTCCCGTCCGGTCCGGAGCCTTACCAAGGGGTCCTCCCCGCCCGCCGTGCCGCATCGCCAGCCCGGCGCCCTCTGCTATAAAAAGGCCGAAAATtggcaaaaaaaatcataaaaatccgaaaaaatgaaaagttgagaagagagaggagaagagaggagaggagaggggaggaagagaggtcggtgaagccctgctgcatttgggccgcggatttgaaggaaaatttcgggtaagtctttttttcctttttattgttgttaattagtgcagtagtagtatatgacatagattttagacatttatgatctagggtttaaaaaattgtcaaatttagttagaaaatggtacgatagcagttcaatatagaatattatttttaatatattattttcagtatgttatttgtagtatattatttttagtatattatttatagtatattatttttagtatattatttgtacctgcggacgtaggaggcaacagtagatgataatttgcgaacttagggtagcatttaaaaattattttatccgataatcagaaatatagtttgttgtcttaacatgggttatgtttgcgggtgtttccagggatggtagataaattaatttttcagatatattatggtgagggtaaaattaggtacggtcccaacggtgtagatctgtctggatttcgtcatgtcatgaaggggcttagtaaagctaatgagaggactattgtgggtgtgtgcaaatggctcatgcggtttttccaactggatccgcagcaatttgagctgaagttgaaagctgtcctgagccgtgctagtcatggatactttagtgagcttgttcccatcaaagccacatcaacttggaggcagtatgtagatatatgctatgaacgtggcctgccgcttgttttgttagttGAGGCGTACctaaaagatcaaaatgaggtgaactctgcagaagcagtagcaggatcaagtgaggcagtggaagatgagtcagaggcggctaatgtagggtccaaggaggaggttggtgatgtttcagagctgcaaccgatgggtgtagctgatgaaggggagcacatccctagcatcattgaagatatggatttggaggatgaagagttggaggaaggtcttgccgatggggattcttctgatgaggagggtaatgctccagttcctgcagagtgccGGGATCAtaaattttcgaagttggtggttagcgaggctgatcaGACatcgtggcagtaccatgagaatgaggtgtcacagggtgctatgtaccctacaaaagaggtaGTTATtcatgcagtgaaattctggtcgttgtctcttcgtaggcaatttaAGGtcgttaaatcaagtaaaagagagtatgatgtgaagtgcttggtgcctcagtgcccttggcgggtgcacgcattcagagggaaatgggcagactactggcaatgctcaatagttaaggagcataattgtcacattgaggaaatagagttcgcccaccggaacctgtcttctgctttcattgcaaatgttatgtacggagagattgtggaaaacctaaggtatgagccacgatcaataatccgtgctattgagcaaaggttccagtacacaataaactatgcgaaggcatagagggcgaaacaaaaggctattgagattaggttcggtacatatgaagattcatatcacaatctaccttgTCAATTAgtcacaatttgtgcaagaaatccaggcagctactatgatatcaagcattacccctctactgatgtggagtacagcggaaaaagagtgttgcagcgtgctttctttgcatttgctacaactatcaaagcatttagatattgccgacccatcatatgtcTAGATAGAatattcctgactgggaagtacaaagggcagattttatctacaataggggtcgacggtaacaaccaagtccggccactagggtttgcgttcgtggagagtgagaacggggacagctggtattggttcctagagcgggttaaacatgcaattgttcttgactgaccagatgtgtgtttcattcatgatagacatgcaggattgttgcaggctttgctggatatgcaacatggtagcgtgcaacggggtgtaccagtacagtggcccgatctcaaaagcaggtggtgcatgcgctatatgggtgcgaacttttacagacagtttaaaaacaaagagttaatgaagctcttcaagaagttgtgcagtcagaaccagcaacgtaagttcaatgcattatgggcaagacttgatgaactgactctaaaacaaactgcagaggctgcacctaacggtgatgaaccaatagctctcggtcctctcccaaccgatactccgcagattgtaaggagatcgggctcatctattaggagcttctcacagtggatacgcaatgagcagaatgaaaaatgggctctgttgtacgacagtggtggtgcaaggtatggagtaatgactacaaaccttgcagaggtttataactgggtcatgcgaggaatgaggtccctaccactagttggaattatagaaggcattttgcatgggatctgcaagtactttattgatcggtatgcagttgctaaggttgtaatggaggacaatcgtatgctttacgggcggatgctatgtgagtatatggagaagacAAATAAGAAGgtccacatgcatcgcgcaaatcaagagggcactgcagagcacaggttcagtgtcctgtgtcgggataagggtcggaggggggtagacgtgagcggcatgttcaagagtgtgtgctaaggagtgggacatacCGGAGACACATACATTCCACCTCCCGTgtggagagatgaccccgactttgtaggacgtctcctacctcttaggccttccttgcgcgggagctgcggttggggtcatcgatatgcaggctgactggatgaacgacatgcatcagcgatttgacccggtggagcgaaaggcggacgcacccccctacgtgcctaagttcttatccgatgcacgagggccaacgaagaagtggatcctacagttccaggtacggtaacatacaacctatcgaatactaacaaagtatgtcgtaatgatcctttctgacaccagtcatatgtgcagccggcgtacatacacccacacgccaacgcatacggggtctcgagacatttggaggccttcctgttttggttgtttgggtgggtgatgttcaccaGTGGCTAAGGCCACCAGGTTAccaggacgcttgtgccgtacgcccggtcgatagcggacgctgatgcggaggatgtaccgcagttcagctgggcatccgctgttcttgctgcgacgtatcgggcgctctgcgacgcatgcacgaagaaggaggcactagccactttcaccgggtgtccacttcttcttcagctatggtcgtacgagcatttcgccataggcaggccggtggtggaccgctccccgtacccagaggaatggtacggcgagccggaCGTGGACGCGCCTAcaatggcctcgatgtggtgtcgtcgtcgggtacatattttacattaacagtttcctTCGTATTGTGTTTGTCTCTAAAcatttgtattgatgtttgtcactcagccacactgggcgcacgagcagcctcgcagcgcgtacgagcattttcgtacccagtttgaaaagctacgtcctaacgatgtggtatgaGAGCCATATAGCGTTCCATCCATGCAGGCACGTGCAGGGTTAgctttgtcacccttgtgcacccgcgacgaggagtactggctcacgaaggcgccccttgtcttcgacatctacgtcgaagagtattcaccgcaccgcgtcatgcggtagtttggctgTCACCAAgcattcccgctcgtccacATCCATAGCGTCCCCGTGCAAGTCCACAAgtacatttgcaaaattatagttttagcaaccttcgtttcactgtgacttacatttatcgtggtttcaatgcaggtacacgtGGAAAGGCtagccagctggcaacctctgggctgAGCGCTTGgtcccttacgtggcaacatgggcccaagcgctacaggacgtcgtggaggaggctcgtccCCATAGCGAGCGGAACTttagggagtacctacggtggtatgtaccacgtacgcggacccgtgtcacctacacccctgaggatgtccggccccacatcgcgtcgacaacGGAGATGTACctggtgcattgggacgaggacaccgctttagcagtaagtaattttttgaagtccgtactccatattgaatgaacataaccgtatactttaattgttcatttctgttcgtatccgcagacagatatcatttatgacgtaaatagggatgcagctgctgccatggaccgcgtccggcaagggcaccacctaagtgcgtcggatgttgcgagctttattagacgggttttcgacaagacgacgcgcgccttgaagctcaccttctgccgatctaccacagatgtagcagggccgcctcccaggtggagtggtgtacacgccgagtcgtctcggccgtcagacatgcaccgacgttcttcagtgtcggcacccacacgaccccttctaccacgtcatggaggatcggagcaacatggtacgaattatacttttgaataatgttgaacaatatcctttacttattattattgaacattcattaggtccgcctgcacaagtctcgatgcagcctcgtagatcgagccctgtgcgtccaccctcaggtactctGGGCACCCTTCTTCCTAGTTTCTAATACTTTtagcaaaataagttaatattgtgctcaggttacttcggtgacgaagtcggtccgtcttcggcggccccatgCCCTACCCCGCCCGCACCGTACTATGGTACGttagcgtggccttcttctgctgcaccgtcgtaacacgtaggtacaattatacattttttactactactttcaataccatattgttcgtatctaacgtgattatttattcataggcccctccagccagtacacatggacgcctgccgagccttcacagtcctcgtaccctagtcaggaagatgaggctggccccgacaccgcatacgacatcgtccgtgacttcttcgggggcacacctgactacgacgtccttcaacggtcccaggtttccaatgctccccttcggacacagcccacgcaggatgagccctcgacaccggttgtccctactaggcctaccaaacacgtcggtccacccgactccctcacctactccaggggtcacgtgagggttaaccagcggcatcaggaccacgatggggcgcacgggcgacggcaacgagggaggcatgagtagcattttacattttatgtaactaacatatgcatattcgcttcgtgatgtactcttatgtattaagacacatttactttgtatggtcgacttagtaTTTCGTAagtgcatttcatattcagacacgttcaatgaagaagtgaccacagcactaaactttaaccatgacttgacaacacatgcctcctaccgcaggctttaaacaagatgtgacaacactacccagctttttccaatcagtaaatgacaacacgggtaccaataaacatggaatctctgaccatgagcaatgacacaattttcctattcttcaagatggaatccgatgctcctcgcaccagctacgcccatgccctcactcctttcttcacgagcgaatccaatgctcctgcctcccccaactataaatagccgaacctccttacggtgaagcatcgctcatttctcatatctctcgagtgcaatatcttcctcagctccatcgagcccatcaaagaaatattggggactaccatacctgaaggtctcgaaccaccaatgtgcttctgtggtgacctttgtaagctccgcgagtcgcaggatatctcatacacctatgggctgcgcttcttcatgtgtgccaactacgagtatgacaagcctcgccatgcaacaactggctatcgaccggtacggtaacagatatccgcctcatctcttccgatttcgcaccctcttttactaaccgctcatcttgttccatttgttcagtcccctctaccgctctgtgattttattcagtggctcgacaatgagcaaaatgactcacagaagcggtgggtcgacatgaacatgaggtggagaagggaagcgtacgcacgtcgggagtacgagcaacagcaagagaacttcgcctcaagcgggaggaagaagagcgcatgaggaaggaggcgcacgaccgtaccgtggctcaggctcgagaggctgagagggaaaggaagcgggagagagccagccgtgctaaggcggtaggtcccgatgccctccgaaagggaaagtatcct comes from the Phragmites australis chromosome 22, lpPhrAust1.1, whole genome shotgun sequence genome and includes:
- the LOC133905464 gene encoding cilia- and flagella-associated protein 54-like — its product is MHLLHRSSMLGAGAGGGRALRRVGSSPRALLRSESIKKRSAKKSGIKGSKRAQLRAGLAAALLELRLAGRQKRGPVSAAAADSTRPGADVGGPSCADAAAAAIPARAAAGPEGPASSGGINRATLPPLLLALVALACVVALGRAPAVCCCTCAAWWCRGPSAYTSGRRRSGVLSSSVQPQAVDGSNTGAAGRTG